The Cohnella abietis genome has a segment encoding these proteins:
- a CDS encoding LLM class flavin-dependent oxidoreductase, with the protein MSRRKLKLAVNLRGAGGSMSEWRHPDSKADASVDFELYKKWAQKAEASLLDVIFIADGLYISEQSMPHFLNRFEPISLLSALAAVTSNIGLVGTLSSTYSEPFTVARQFATLDKISNGRAGWNVVTSGLLDEAANNYNGKSIEHDAKYKMATEYLEVIKGLWDSWEDDAFVRNKETGVFFDPAKMHTLNHKGEYFSVKGPLNIDRSPQGQPVIFQAGLSETGRNFAAQVADAIYAIPQTLEEGVAFREDLRRRAVSFGRSADDILVFPNISPVVGKTAEEAEQKYQAIANLVTIEHALKYTSRFFNHHDLTQYPLDEPALNLIDLIPDQQGTFKNFTADLKSGKTLRQLALEATTPRSPFMGTAEQVADLMQQWFEAGAADGFMLVQFGPFGLEDFLDGVVPILQERGIFRKEYESSTLRGNLGIKVPVNRYSATLNA; encoded by the coding sequence ATGAGTCGTAGAAAGCTTAAACTTGCCGTCAATCTACGCGGAGCCGGAGGAAGTATGTCTGAATGGAGGCATCCAGATTCTAAGGCTGATGCTAGCGTGGATTTCGAGCTTTATAAGAAGTGGGCACAGAAGGCCGAAGCTTCGCTGCTCGATGTTATTTTCATTGCTGATGGTTTATATATTTCAGAGCAGTCTATGCCGCATTTTTTAAATCGGTTTGAACCGATCTCTTTATTGAGTGCTCTAGCGGCAGTAACTTCTAATATTGGCCTTGTAGGTACATTATCCTCCACATACAGTGAACCGTTTACGGTAGCGCGTCAATTCGCAACGCTTGATAAAATTAGTAATGGACGGGCTGGATGGAATGTAGTCACATCAGGACTGCTTGATGAAGCTGCAAATAATTATAATGGCAAAAGTATTGAGCATGATGCGAAATATAAAATGGCAACAGAATATTTGGAAGTAATTAAAGGATTATGGGATTCGTGGGAAGACGATGCTTTTGTGCGGAATAAGGAAACCGGTGTGTTCTTTGATCCTGCTAAGATGCACACGCTTAATCACAAAGGGGAGTATTTTTCAGTTAAAGGTCCGCTAAACATTGATCGTTCTCCTCAAGGGCAGCCCGTTATTTTTCAAGCTGGACTGTCTGAAACCGGTCGAAACTTTGCGGCACAAGTAGCGGATGCAATCTACGCCATTCCACAGACATTAGAAGAGGGAGTAGCGTTCAGGGAGGATCTGCGAAGAAGGGCAGTTTCTTTTGGTAGATCAGCTGATGATATTCTTGTATTCCCTAACATATCTCCAGTGGTGGGGAAAACCGCTGAAGAGGCTGAGCAAAAGTATCAGGCTATTGCGAATTTAGTAACGATAGAGCATGCTCTAAAATATACAAGTCGCTTCTTTAACCACCATGATCTAACGCAGTATCCACTGGATGAACCAGCGTTGAATTTGATTGATCTGATACCAGACCAACAAGGGACATTCAAAAATTTCACAGCAGATTTAAAAAGCGGGAAGACACTTCGCCAGCTTGCTCTAGAAGCGACTACACCACGAAGTCCGTTCATGGGCACAGCTGAACAGGTCGCAGATCTGATGCAACAATGGTTTGAAGCAGGGGCGGCGGACGGATTTATGTTAGTACAGTTCGGACCGTTTGGACTAGAGGATTTCTTGGATGGAGTCGTTCCCATCCTGCAGGAACGTGGTATATTCCGCAAGGAATATGAGAGCTCTACACTTAGAGGGAATCTTGGAATAAAAGTCCCGGTAAATCGTTATTCAGCAACATTAAATGCGTGA
- a CDS encoding GNAT family N-acetyltransferase, which yields MSVADYPVKKNNIQIRDAITEDYDSVIQVLQDAWEKYSLLHPDISELLKQSLLSYAEPGPQERIVAELEGQIVGTAEIFHSADSAYDGYKQAIATPILRRLAVLPEWQGKGIATQLIQESAKRAIKAGASSLYLHTSAESNASAVRLYEQLGFTRSSDQDINQGVYSIEGYRLDL from the coding sequence ATGAGCGTAGCAGATTATCCAGTAAAAAAGAATAATATCCAAATTCGAGATGCAATTACTGAGGACTACGATTCAGTCATTCAAGTACTGCAGGATGCTTGGGAGAAGTATTCCTTGTTGCACCCTGATATTAGTGAATTGCTTAAGCAATCTCTGCTTTCTTACGCAGAGCCTGGTCCGCAGGAGCGCATTGTTGCTGAGCTGGAAGGTCAAATTGTTGGAACAGCAGAAATATTTCATTCCGCAGATAGTGCCTACGATGGCTATAAACAGGCTATTGCAACACCAATATTGCGAAGATTGGCTGTATTACCGGAGTGGCAGGGGAAAGGAATTGCGACACAGCTTATCCAAGAAAGTGCAAAGCGAGCAATAAAAGCTGGAGCTAGCAGTCTGTATCTGCATACTTCTGCAGAAAGCAATGCATCGGCTGTTAGGCTGTATGAACAGCTGGGCTTCACACGCTCAAGCGATCAAGATATTAATCAAGGTGTTTATTCAATTGAAGGATACCGACTTGATTTGTAA
- a CDS encoding ABC transporter ATP-binding protein: protein MLIHHGLGKREEAWNRSIKLLERVGISDAALRMKQHPHELSGGMRQRVMIAMALACGPELLIADEPTTALDVTIQAQILQLLRELKVEFNMSILLITHDLGVAAEMADRIAVMYAGKVVEVSDVGSLYTKPLHPYTRGLLQSITTLESDRNKPLYHIPGAIPSLADLPKGCRFHPRCEFATDRCRSEEPPTVSTDTGTVACWHADQMAELPLVIEQQLNESSKEATEYLNQIDDKPEVLIEAINVTKHFSMNNGFLSRSKRSVRAIDGVSLQIYKGETIGLVGESGSGKSTLGRVLLQLEKATSGQIKWGELDLVKAKPQEIRSLRREMQMVFQDPQSSVNSRWKVVDIIGEPLRVHLSLSAKKRREKVEALMSLVGLDPSWANRYPHEFSGGQRQRIGIARAIALDPKFIVLDEAVSALDVSVQAQIINLLQDLQRRLGLTYLFIAHGLHVVRHLSDRVGVMYLGNLVELAPTEVLFASPAHPYTHALMSAIPIPDPSRKKEYMPLNGEIPSQANRASGCPFHPRCPAASEKCRAEAPAWRNIGTQHSVACHHPRV, encoded by the coding sequence TTGCTGATTCATCATGGACTTGGGAAGCGGGAGGAAGCTTGGAACCGATCAATCAAGCTGCTAGAGAGAGTAGGGATCTCGGATGCAGCGCTACGGATGAAGCAGCATCCGCATGAGCTGTCGGGAGGGATGCGGCAGCGTGTGATGATTGCTATGGCCTTAGCTTGCGGCCCAGAATTGCTAATTGCTGATGAGCCGACGACAGCGCTTGATGTGACGATTCAAGCTCAGATTCTTCAGCTTCTGCGTGAGCTGAAGGTGGAGTTCAACATGTCCATTTTACTCATTACACATGATTTGGGTGTCGCAGCGGAGATGGCTGATCGGATAGCGGTAATGTATGCCGGTAAAGTTGTTGAGGTATCGGATGTTGGATCGTTATACACAAAGCCGCTACATCCGTATACACGTGGCTTGCTGCAGTCCATTACTACATTAGAAAGCGATCGTAATAAGCCGTTGTATCACATTCCAGGTGCAATACCGAGTCTAGCTGATTTGCCCAAAGGCTGCAGGTTTCATCCGAGGTGCGAGTTTGCTACAGATCGGTGCCGGTCTGAAGAACCGCCTACTGTCAGCACAGACACGGGGACAGTTGCATGTTGGCACGCTGATCAGATGGCAGAGCTTCCGCTTGTCATTGAGCAACAACTTAATGAGTCTAGTAAGGAAGCAACTGAATACTTGAATCAAATTGATGATAAACCTGAAGTGCTAATAGAAGCGATAAATGTAACGAAGCATTTTTCAATGAATAATGGATTTCTTTCAAGGAGCAAGCGTTCAGTTCGCGCAATTGATGGGGTTTCCCTGCAAATATATAAAGGGGAAACGATTGGTCTAGTTGGGGAGTCCGGTAGCGGTAAATCTACACTTGGGCGCGTGCTTCTTCAATTGGAGAAAGCCACGTCAGGTCAAATAAAATGGGGAGAACTCGACCTCGTCAAGGCAAAGCCACAGGAAATAAGGAGCTTGCGTCGTGAAATGCAAATGGTGTTTCAAGATCCGCAGAGCTCAGTCAATTCGCGATGGAAAGTGGTAGATATAATAGGAGAGCCTCTACGTGTTCATCTCTCTTTATCTGCTAAAAAGCGGAGAGAGAAGGTCGAAGCGCTTATGAGTCTAGTAGGGCTGGATCCTTCTTGGGCCAATCGATACCCACATGAATTTTCCGGAGGGCAGCGTCAACGTATCGGCATCGCCCGCGCCATTGCATTAGATCCGAAATTCATTGTGCTGGACGAGGCGGTGTCTGCCTTGGATGTATCCGTACAGGCTCAAATCATTAATTTACTCCAAGACCTGCAGCGTAGACTTGGGCTTACTTATTTGTTTATTGCCCATGGTCTGCATGTTGTCCGGCATTTGTCGGATAGGGTTGGAGTGATGTATTTGGGGAATCTTGTAGAGCTTGCCCCAACAGAAGTGCTGTTTGCTTCTCCAGCACATCCTTATACGCATGCGCTAATGTCGGCTATTCCCATTCCTGATCCTTCTAGAAAAAAAGAGTACATGCCGTTAAATGGAGAAATCCCATCTCAAGCAAATCGAGCTTCTGGCTGCCCATTTCACCCGAGATGCCCAGCTGCCTCTGAGAAATGTAGAGCAGAAGCACCTGCTTGGCGGAATATTGGCACTCAACATAGTGTGGCATGTCATCATCCTAGAGTGTAG
- a CDS encoding ATP-binding cassette domain-containing protein: protein MNNVLDIKQLSVDFMTPQGSRNTVNDVNLTIAPGETLCLVGESGSGKTITSLSVMRLIEYDNGHITKGSVSLNGLNLAELSRGELRKLRGKKIAMIFQEPMTALADSSWTWEAGGSLEPINQAARESRDLGCSATDEAASA, encoded by the coding sequence ATGAACAATGTGTTGGATATTAAACAGCTATCTGTCGATTTCATGACGCCTCAAGGATCACGAAATACGGTGAATGATGTAAATCTGACTATTGCCCCTGGAGAGACCCTTTGTCTAGTAGGAGAGTCAGGAAGCGGGAAAACGATTACCTCTCTGTCGGTGATGCGACTCATTGAATACGATAATGGGCATATCACTAAAGGATCGGTCAGCCTGAATGGGCTCAACCTGGCAGAGCTTAGTCGTGGTGAACTTCGAAAGCTACGCGGCAAAAAAATAGCGATGATCTTTCAAGAGCCCATGACGGCGCTTGCTGATTCATCATGGACTTGGGAAGCGGGAGGAAGCTTGGAACCGATCAATCAAGCTGCTAGAGAGAGTAGGGATCTCGGATGCAGCGCTACGGATGAAGCAGCATCCGCATGA
- a CDS encoding ABC transporter permease, whose amino-acid sequence MTQIKSPAVPSIWRGRKRKNVSLVNGKRSLFTRIMIVGSGLLIACLILFAIAPEWIAPYSPTEMNTTVILKEPSGSYWLGTDYFGRDIFSLIVFGSRDALLIGISAVLLGGSVGAIIGAVAGYAGRMIDSILMRLIDTLMTIPGILLALTISAVLGPSKFNLIIAVSVSGIPGFARVIRGQVLAIKSRPFIEAARANGTSHFSILFRHIAPHAFSSLLIMGTMGVGSAILMGSGLSFLGLGSINEIPDWGGLLSQGRSYISVAWWIATFPGLAITLLVVSINLLGDELQAAVGPRKG is encoded by the coding sequence ATGACACAAATCAAATCACCTGCAGTCCCATCCATATGGCGTGGTAGAAAGCGCAAAAATGTTAGCTTGGTAAACGGTAAAAGAAGTCTATTCACACGCATAATGATTGTTGGATCGGGACTTCTTATTGCGTGTCTCATATTGTTTGCAATTGCGCCAGAATGGATTGCACCCTATTCTCCGACCGAAATGAATACAACCGTCATTCTTAAGGAGCCTAGTGGCAGCTATTGGCTCGGGACGGATTATTTCGGTCGGGATATTTTCAGCTTAATCGTATTTGGCAGTAGGGACGCCCTTTTAATCGGAATTTCGGCCGTCCTATTAGGCGGTAGTGTTGGTGCGATAATTGGTGCAGTTGCTGGATATGCGGGCCGTATGATTGATTCCATTCTAATGCGATTAATTGATACGCTGATGACGATACCGGGTATTCTTTTGGCACTTACGATCTCAGCTGTACTGGGACCAAGCAAGTTCAATTTGATTATAGCCGTCAGTGTGTCAGGCATACCAGGATTTGCTCGCGTAATACGAGGACAAGTGCTTGCGATTAAGAGTCGCCCGTTCATCGAAGCTGCGAGAGCTAATGGAACTTCACATTTCAGTATCTTATTTCGTCATATTGCGCCCCACGCGTTTTCCTCTTTGCTTATTATGGGGACGATGGGCGTAGGTAGCGCCATCTTAATGGGCTCTGGTCTGAGCTTTCTAGGGCTGGGCAGTATAAATGAAATTCCCGATTGGGGTGGCTTGCTTTCACAGGGAAGAAGCTATATTTCTGTTGCTTGGTGGATTGCAACCTTTCCTGGTCTTGCCATTACATTATTAGTTGTATCGATAAATCTTCTTGGGGACGAGCTACAAGCAGCAGTTGGCCCTCGAAAAGGCTGA
- a CDS encoding ABC transporter permease → MLKVIVNRLLVSVVVLLGTLTLVFSLLHLLPGDPVNIKIAGNPVSPEVVHNLRHEFGLDLPLYKQYFQYVGKVFHGDFGKSLVDNEAVMVKLMTQFPATISLTLLSMAIAIMLGVLLGVLSAVYRHRSLDHLIRLLSLFGISMPTFWVAILFVLIFSVHWQWLPASGVGGFQYLILPAASMGIVGAGLIARMVRGSMLEAINEPFVRTLRAKGLPERTVMYQHVLRNALIPAVTMIGMLLGELLAGAVVIESVFARQGIGRIILDAIMAKDLPVVQGAILLTASLYIIVNLIVDLSYAIIDPRVRET, encoded by the coding sequence ATGCTTAAAGTAATCGTAAATCGATTATTGGTCTCTGTTGTGGTGTTACTTGGTACCTTAACGCTTGTATTCTCCCTTCTTCATTTACTGCCTGGAGATCCTGTGAATATTAAGATCGCTGGTAACCCGGTTTCACCTGAGGTCGTGCATAATCTGAGACATGAGTTTGGATTGGATCTGCCGCTGTATAAACAGTACTTTCAGTATGTCGGCAAAGTGTTTCACGGGGATTTTGGGAAGTCACTTGTTGATAATGAAGCAGTAATGGTCAAGCTGATGACACAGTTCCCTGCTACAATCTCGTTAACTCTACTCAGTATGGCCATTGCCATTATGTTAGGCGTGTTGTTGGGAGTCTTGTCAGCAGTCTATCGCCATCGCAGCCTTGATCACTTGATTCGATTGCTCAGTCTATTTGGAATTTCAATGCCTACGTTCTGGGTGGCCATCTTGTTTGTACTCATATTTTCTGTTCATTGGCAGTGGCTTCCAGCCTCGGGTGTTGGTGGCTTCCAATATCTTATTCTCCCTGCTGCTTCAATGGGGATTGTTGGGGCTGGGCTCATTGCCCGCATGGTACGTGGCAGCATGTTAGAGGCAATCAATGAACCGTTTGTTCGGACGCTACGGGCAAAAGGTCTACCAGAGAGAACGGTTATGTATCAACACGTACTGCGGAACGCCCTAATACCTGCAGTGACAATGATCGGTATGCTGTTGGGTGAGCTATTGGCGGGTGCGGTTGTTATTGAATCTGTTTTCGCTAGACAAGGCATAGGAAGAATCATTCTTGATGCTATTATGGCGAAGGACTTGCCTGTTGTCCAAGGAGCTATTCTTCTAACAGCTTCACTCTATATCATTGTTAATCTTATTGTTGATCTCTCTTATGCGATCATCGATCCCAGAGTTCGTGAAACTTAA
- a CDS encoding ABC transporter substrate-binding protein → MKRSFNKLKLVTVMTVAFAIILSGCSTGNTKSSANTQSTSEASDSSKASGGNLTFALAGSPNTLDVGETSSDIEFRIGRNLFDSLVGELPDHTIKPWLAESWDISPDQKSYTFKLRHDVTFHDGTPFNAAAVKFNFDRSADPKGTSVYAKQLLGPYESSEVIDEFTLKVNFKEAFTPFLSNAAKSTLGIQSPESFKKYGDKVGQNPVGTGPFKFVSWSPNAEIVLEKNADYNWASPAATHNGPAYVDKLVLKLISEEATRVSSLQSGQVLAAESIPAQNIVALKKDSNYQIHQVLLPGATYALTFNNQKAPWNDVNLRKAVQSAIDVDSIVNSLYLGTFPRAWSSLSPSTLGYDTSLENGYKVDLDKAKQLLEEAGWKLGSDNIREKDGKPLTMNYIDLTGNREKREDIIKIVQQQLKAIGVKLTLSITAAGPYVDALKSGSYDLAGLSFAGGDPDILRTLYSRANWSTNEFANSNFARFYDPEIEQLLTDGYQEADPEKRIGIYKELQQYFVKNVVTIPMYVYPYTVASSKKVSGIAFDFPGYPVFYDAVISN, encoded by the coding sequence ATGAAACGTTCATTTAACAAATTGAAGCTGGTCACTGTAATGACCGTAGCTTTTGCCATTATCCTATCAGGTTGCAGCACTGGCAACACGAAATCTTCGGCAAACACACAATCAACCTCAGAAGCTTCAGATTCTTCCAAAGCAAGCGGTGGAAATTTGACCTTTGCTCTTGCGGGTTCTCCCAATACTTTAGATGTAGGGGAAACCTCATCTGATATTGAATTCCGAATCGGTCGCAATTTGTTCGATAGTCTCGTGGGAGAACTGCCTGATCATACAATTAAGCCTTGGCTTGCAGAATCTTGGGACATTTCACCTGATCAGAAGAGCTACACGTTCAAGCTCCGACACGACGTTACTTTTCACGATGGCACGCCATTCAATGCTGCTGCGGTTAAATTCAACTTTGACCGGAGTGCTGACCCGAAGGGCACGTCAGTATATGCAAAGCAGCTACTTGGACCGTATGAATCATCTGAAGTTATTGACGAGTTTACGTTGAAAGTCAATTTCAAAGAAGCATTTACTCCTTTTTTAAGTAATGCGGCTAAATCAACTCTAGGTATTCAATCACCTGAGTCGTTCAAGAAATATGGTGATAAAGTCGGCCAGAATCCTGTAGGTACAGGGCCCTTTAAGTTTGTTTCTTGGTCGCCAAATGCAGAAATCGTCTTAGAGAAAAATGCCGACTATAATTGGGCATCTCCTGCAGCGACTCATAACGGTCCAGCATATGTGGATAAGCTAGTGTTGAAACTTATTTCAGAAGAAGCAACTCGCGTAAGCAGCTTACAAAGCGGTCAGGTACTTGCTGCTGAATCGATTCCAGCACAAAACATTGTTGCATTGAAAAAAGATTCCAACTACCAAATACACCAGGTTCTTCTCCCAGGCGCCACATATGCACTAACCTTTAATAACCAGAAAGCGCCATGGAACGATGTGAATTTGCGTAAAGCAGTACAATCTGCTATCGACGTCGATTCCATCGTGAACTCTCTCTACCTAGGTACATTTCCACGAGCATGGAGTTCATTGTCTCCTTCAACTTTGGGGTATGATACTTCCTTAGAAAATGGATATAAGGTGGATTTGGATAAGGCCAAGCAGTTGCTAGAGGAAGCTGGTTGGAAGCTTGGTTCAGATAATATTCGAGAAAAAGACGGCAAACCCCTGACAATGAATTATATCGACTTAACAGGTAACAGGGAAAAACGTGAGGATATTATAAAAATCGTACAGCAGCAGCTAAAAGCAATTGGAGTTAAATTGACTCTTTCGATTACGGCAGCCGGCCCATACGTGGATGCACTTAAATCTGGTAGCTATGATCTAGCAGGCTTAAGCTTTGCTGGAGGTGATCCTGATATTTTAAGAACGTTGTACTCAAGAGCGAACTGGTCTACGAATGAATTTGCTAACTCTAACTTTGCTCGATTCTATGATCCTGAGATTGAGCAATTGTTGACGGATGGCTATCAGGAAGCCGACCCTGAGAAACGGATTGGGATTTACAAAGAATTGCAGCAATATTTCGTGAAAAACGTGGTTACTATTCCTATGTATGTTTATCCATACACAGTAGCTTCAAGCAAGAAGGTAAGCGGAATTGCATTTGACTTTCCAGGGTATCCGGTTTTCTATGATGCAGTGATTTCAAATTAA
- a CDS encoding TetR/AcrR family transcriptional regulator — protein sequence MPRNHEKDIQLREDKKKHILKSALPLFVANGPQATTISEIAKAAGMSKGLIYNYFESKEELYSILAADILGMSEKDANDLLYVMEGTPWDRLCKVAKDVVIRRISKLIGDEGIGMQFNLAFSMQFLNFQQLPEPYKNNVNQAYDFNRRTIAELFKQGQESGQLIAGPSYQLAIHYSSIVNGMFMENTRNEGIFDEIAVENALKLFLR from the coding sequence ATGCCAAGAAATCATGAAAAAGACATTCAGCTTCGTGAAGATAAGAAAAAACATATTCTGAAATCAGCACTTCCGCTTTTCGTTGCCAATGGGCCTCAAGCTACCACCATTAGCGAAATCGCTAAGGCAGCGGGAATGAGTAAGGGACTTATTTATAACTATTTTGAGTCCAAAGAAGAGCTATACAGTATTTTGGCTGCAGATATATTAGGTATGTCGGAAAAGGATGCGAACGATCTTCTTTATGTAATGGAAGGAACGCCTTGGGACAGGCTATGTAAAGTGGCCAAAGATGTAGTTATCCGGCGTATATCTAAGCTAATTGGAGACGAAGGGATTGGGATGCAGTTTAATTTGGCATTTTCCATGCAATTCTTAAACTTTCAACAACTACCCGAGCCCTATAAGAATAATGTGAATCAGGCCTATGATTTTAACAGGCGCACGATAGCTGAATTATTTAAACAAGGACAAGAAAGTGGACAGCTAATAGCAGGACCATCATACCAGCTTGCCATTCACTATTCATCTATAGTTAATGGAATGTTTATGGAAAATACAAGGAATGAAGGAATCTTTGATGAGATTGCCGTTGAGAATGCACTTAAGCTGTTTCTTCGTTAA